TCGACCACTCCTGGGCCGACGCGCTGGAGCGCGCCGGCGGCGACTACTATCCGAAGCTGCAGGCCGCGGTACCCTTCACGCCCGCGACCGGCCGGCGCCTGCTCGTCGCGGCGGGCGCGGACATCGCCGCCACCCGCGAAGCCCTGCTGGCGACCGGCGCGACGGCCGTGAAACAGCTCCAGGCATCGTCGCTGCACATCACCTTCCTGACGGAGGAGGAATGGAAGGCCGCCGGCGCGATCGGCTTTCTGCAGCGGACCGACCAGCAATTCCACTGGGAGAACCGCGGCTATGCGAGCTTCGATCACTTCCTCGCCGAGCTCTCCTCGTCCAAGCGCAAGAACCTGCGCAAGGAACGCGCCGCCGTCCGGGACGCCGGCGTGACCTTCGACTGGCTCTCGGGCAGCGACCTCACCGAAGCGCATTGGGACACATTCTTCGAATTCTACATGGACACCGGCGGCCGCAAATGGGGCCAGCCCTATCTCACCCGCGAGTTCTTCAGCCGCGTCAGCGCCACGATGGCGGAGCAGATCGTCCTGATCCTCGCCAGGCGCAACGGCCGCCACATCGCCGGTGCGCTGAATTTCGCCGGCGGCGGCGTTCTCTATGGCCGCAACTGGGGCTGTACGGAGTTCGTCCCCTTCCTGCATTTCGAGACCTGTTACTACCAGGCGATCGACTACGCGATCCAGCACGGCCTCAAAAAGGTGGAAGCGGGGGCGCAAGGCGAGCACAAGCTGCTGCGCGGCTACATGCCGGCCACGACCTACAGCGCACACTATATCGCGCATGAGGGCCTGCGGCGCGCGGTCGATGCCTATCTGGAACAGGAACGCGCCGCCATCGCCGAGCATATCGAGGAACTGGCCGAGCACGGCCCGTTCCGCAAGACGTCACCGGAGGACGCATGAATGGCCTATGATCCCGACAACATC
The nucleotide sequence above comes from Rhizomicrobium sp.. Encoded proteins:
- a CDS encoding GNAT family N-acetyltransferase, translating into MKGDFTARIAGRAAEIGAEAWNACANPEGTADPHPFTRYEFFAACEESGSATARTGWRPVHIVIERDGSIIGLLPTYLKNHSQGEYVFDHSWADALERAGGDYYPKLQAAVPFTPATGRRLLVAAGADIAATREALLATGATAVKQLQASSLHITFLTEEEWKAAGAIGFLQRTDQQFHWENRGYASFDHFLAELSSSKRKNLRKERAAVRDAGVTFDWLSGSDLTEAHWDTFFEFYMDTGGRKWGQPYLTREFFSRVSATMAEQIVLILARRNGRHIAGALNFAGGGVLYGRNWGCTEFVPFLHFETCYYQAIDYAIQHGLKKVEAGAQGEHKLLRGYMPATTYSAHYIAHEGLRRAVDAYLEQERAAIAEHIEELAEHGPFRKTSPEDA